The Streptomyces laurentii genome contains a region encoding:
- a CDS encoding possible glutathionylspermidine synthase (Glutathionylspermidine synthase [Amino acid transport andmetabolism]; COG0754;~identified by MetaGeneAnnotator; putative;~possible glutathionylspermidine synthase [Streptomyces venezuelae ATCC10712]) yields the protein MRRHTIEPRPDWQRTVEEQGLIYPLTRYPDNSLRPYWDESAYYSFSLPEVEALEEVVEELHAMCLGAAAHIVEKDRFAELGITDPRIVARVAESWHRRAELPSLYGRFDLHYDGTGPAKMLEYNADTPTSLVEAASPQWFWMEERFPGADQWNSLHERLVDAWRRQAHLLPPGSPVHFAHSDADELGEDLMTVAYLRETAQQAGLDTEALSVERIGWDRITGRFVDDRLRFLRACFKLYPWEWLTTDTFGPHVLDTLDNGGGTGSTLWIEPAWKMLLSNKALLAILWELHPGHPNLLPAYLDGPRELATTTGWAAKPLLGREGEGVTLHEPGSVSTPAVRDERLCYQELAPLPDFDGNRVVLGAWTVGDEAAGLGIRESSGPVTDGYARFIPHVIL from the coding sequence ATGCGGCGCCACACCATCGAGCCCCGCCCCGACTGGCAGCGGACGGTCGAGGAGCAGGGCCTGATCTACCCCCTGACCCGGTACCCCGACAACTCGCTGCGCCCCTACTGGGACGAGAGCGCGTACTACTCCTTCAGCCTGCCCGAGGTGGAGGCGCTGGAGGAGGTCGTCGAGGAACTGCACGCCATGTGCCTGGGGGCGGCGGCGCACATCGTCGAGAAGGATCGTTTCGCCGAGCTCGGCATCACCGATCCCCGGATCGTCGCCCGGGTCGCCGAGTCCTGGCACCGCCGGGCCGAACTCCCGTCCCTCTACGGCCGGTTCGATCTGCACTACGACGGCACGGGCCCGGCCAAGATGCTGGAGTACAACGCCGACACCCCCACCTCCCTGGTGGAGGCCGCGAGCCCGCAGTGGTTCTGGATGGAGGAACGGTTCCCCGGTGCCGACCAGTGGAACTCCCTCCACGAACGGCTCGTCGACGCCTGGCGCCGGCAGGCCCATCTGCTGCCGCCCGGCAGCCCGGTGCACTTCGCCCACTCCGACGCCGACGAGCTCGGCGAGGACCTGATGACCGTCGCGTACCTGCGCGAGACCGCCCAGCAGGCCGGCCTCGACACCGAGGCGCTGTCGGTCGAACGGATCGGCTGGGACCGGATCACCGGACGGTTCGTCGACGACCGGCTCCGCTTCCTCCGCGCCTGCTTCAAGCTCTACCCGTGGGAGTGGCTGACCACGGACACCTTCGGGCCGCACGTCCTCGACACCCTCGACAACGGCGGCGGCACCGGCAGCACCCTCTGGATCGAACCGGCCTGGAAGATGCTGCTCTCCAACAAGGCGCTCCTGGCGATCCTCTGGGAACTCCACCCCGGCCACCCGAACCTGCTCCCCGCCTACCTCGACGGGCCGCGCGAACTCGCCACCACCACCGGATGGGCGGCGAAGCCGCTGCTCGGCCGCGAGGGCGAGGGCGTCACCCTGCACGAGCCGGGCAGCGTGTCCACGCCCGCCGTACGGGACGAACGCCTCTGCTACCAGGAGCTGGCCCCGCTGCCCGACTTCGACGGCAACCGGGTCGTGCTCGGCGCGTGGACCGTCGGCGACGAGGCGGCGGGACTCGGCATCCGGGAGTCGTCGGGCCCGGTCACGGACGGGTACGCCCGCTTCATCCCGCACGTCATCCTCTGA
- a CDS encoding 4-carboxymuconolactone decarboxylase domain protein (4-carboxymuconolactone decarboxylase domain or alky lhydroperoxidase AhpD family core domain protein [Streptomyces venezuelae ATCC10712];~Carboxymuconolactone decarboxylase family; pfam02627;~identified by MetaGeneAnnotator; putative;~uncharacterized peroxidase-related enzyme; TIGR01926) → MTTTAPNTALPADAGDTQGTEQPAYAPEHKARLAFIQLHPDFYQAMVGLERANAKHLDPTLYELIKIRASQINHCAFCVDMHSKEALAAGETTQRIIQLSAWQEARHFYTERELAALALTEAVTVLTDGFVPDEVYAEAARHFDETELAHVIGAITTINAWNRIAVTTRMVPGHHKPRAAQR, encoded by the coding sequence ATGACGACCACCGCACCGAACACCGCGCTCCCCGCCGACGCCGGGGACACCCAGGGGACCGAGCAGCCCGCGTACGCGCCCGAGCACAAGGCCCGGCTGGCGTTCATCCAGCTGCACCCCGACTTCTACCAGGCCATGGTGGGCCTGGAGCGCGCCAACGCGAAGCACCTCGACCCCACCCTCTACGAGCTGATCAAGATCCGCGCCTCGCAGATCAACCACTGCGCGTTCTGCGTGGACATGCACAGCAAGGAGGCACTGGCGGCGGGCGAGACCACGCAGCGGATCATCCAGCTGTCCGCCTGGCAGGAGGCGCGGCACTTCTACACCGAGCGCGAACTGGCCGCCCTCGCGCTGACCGAGGCCGTCACCGTCCTCACCGACGGGTTCGTGCCCGACGAGGTGTACGCGGAGGCCGCCCGCCACTTCGACGAGACCGAACTGGCGCATGTCATCGGCGCGATCACGACCATCAACGCCTGGAACCGGATCGCCGTGACGACCCGTATGGTGCCGGGCCACCACAAGCCCCGCGCGGCCCAGCGGTGA
- a CDS encoding araC family transcriptional regulator (AraC family transcriptional regulator [Amycolatopsis orientalis HCCB10007];~Bacterial regulatory helix-turn-helix proteins, AraC family; pfam00165;~Transcriptional regulator containing an amidase domain and an AraC-type DNA-binding HTH domain [Transcription];~Type 1 glutamine amidotransferase (GATase1)-like domain; cl00020;~conserved cys residue [active];~identified by MetaGeneAnnotator; putative), translating to MGKPEPEHTGGADALRVAVLAYPGCFASEVFGVPDLLTMAAHVAGPGAPGYRVSVVSPRRRVLASGGTALDVTPPRRDVDVLVVPGFALLPGADLDARLAPLAPEIDAVRTYAAEGTAVVSLCVGAFLLAEAGLLRGRRATTAWLFAADLARRCPEADVRAEDLVVTDTGVTTTAAFSAMYDFALDLIRRHSGARVARTTARIALVDDARDAQTPYVDPELLPRPGSAFAQRVMRRLDQDLAARYDLTALAAAFGVSARTLLRRFADETGHSPLAHLQAARVRRARHLLETTDRTVAAVAAAVGYRDPGTFAALFARHTGRRPAAYRAAFRRTD from the coding sequence GTGGGGAAGCCGGAGCCGGAGCACACAGGGGGCGCGGACGCGCTGCGCGTCGCCGTGCTCGCCTACCCGGGCTGTTTCGCCTCCGAGGTCTTCGGCGTGCCCGACCTGCTGACCATGGCCGCGCACGTCGCGGGGCCCGGCGCCCCCGGCTACCGGGTCTCGGTCGTCTCGCCGCGCCGCCGCGTCCTCGCCTCGGGCGGTACGGCCCTGGACGTGACCCCGCCGCGCCGCGACGTCGACGTCCTCGTCGTCCCCGGTTTCGCGCTCCTTCCCGGCGCCGACCTGGACGCGCGGCTCGCGCCGCTCGCCCCCGAGATCGACGCCGTCCGTACGTACGCCGCCGAGGGCACCGCCGTCGTCTCCCTCTGCGTCGGAGCCTTCCTGCTCGCCGAGGCCGGCCTGCTGCGCGGCCGGCGCGCCACCACGGCCTGGCTGTTCGCCGCCGACCTGGCCCGCCGCTGCCCGGAGGCCGACGTCCGCGCCGAGGACCTGGTCGTCACCGACACCGGGGTGACGACGACCGCCGCCTTCAGCGCCATGTACGATTTCGCGCTCGACCTGATCCGGCGGCACAGCGGCGCCCGGGTGGCGCGGACGACGGCACGGATCGCGCTCGTCGACGACGCGCGCGACGCGCAGACCCCGTACGTCGACCCGGAGTTGCTGCCCCGGCCCGGCAGCGCGTTCGCGCAGCGGGTCATGCGCCGGCTCGACCAGGACCTCGCCGCCCGGTACGACCTGACGGCGCTGGCCGCCGCCTTCGGGGTGAGCGCCCGGACGCTGCTGCGGCGCTTCGCGGACGAGACGGGGCACAGCCCGCTCGCCCATCTCCAGGCCGCCCGCGTCCGCCGTGCCCGGCACCTCCTGGAGACCACCGACCGGACCGTCGCCGCCGTCGCCGCGGCGGTCGGCTACCGCGACCCCGGCACCTTCGCCGCCCTCTTCGCCCGGCACACCGGCCGCCGCCCCGCCGCGTACCGCGCGGCCTTCCGCCGTACGGACTGA
- a CDS encoding hypothetical protein (identified by MetaGeneAnnotator; putative;~predicted protein [Streptomyces roseosporus NRRL15998]), with protein MRRLRSSTVVLGGVGLLAATLTACGSEPDERCIDPVTYKELPDYKCHDGNGSSSSGSSSTGRYYYGGSVRSGKVSGGSFDKSAVSSGGFGGHSSSGG; from the coding sequence ATGCGCAGACTCAGGTCGAGCACGGTGGTACTCGGCGGGGTGGGCCTCCTCGCGGCGACGCTCACGGCGTGCGGTTCGGAGCCCGACGAACGGTGCATCGACCCCGTCACGTACAAGGAGCTCCCCGACTACAAGTGCCATGACGGCAACGGCAGCAGCTCCAGCGGCAGTTCCAGCACCGGCCGTTACTACTACGGCGGCTCGGTCCGCAGCGGCAAGGTCAGCGGCGGCAGCTTCGACAAGTCGGCGGTCTCCAGCGGCGGCTTCGGCGGCCACTCCTCCTCCGGCGGCTGA
- a CDS encoding dienelactone hydrolase (Dienelactone hydrolase and related enzymes [Secondarymetabolites biosynthesis,transport, and catabolism];~dienelactone hydrolase [Streptomyces sp. C];~identified by MetaGeneAnnotator; putative), producing MNADPKDEADAKNEADATDEADAKNDPIDDFGRRRVDVDGVVKTVYVAGAGPGVVVMPEMPGISPDVLRLARWVRDAGFTVYVPSLFGTDGAWPTVEGGRKVMRRACVSAEFRAFGGGGTSPVASWLRGLARRAHAECGGPGVGAIGLCFTGNFALTMAVDPAVVAPVVNHPSLPLDDPGGLELGEDDARALRERAERSGLTVLAYRFEGDRWCTGQRFAAYRALLGDAFDGRVLPDGAANPAPPPFFAELVGTPHSVVTAHLVDEAGHPTVRARDEILAHLIARLRPDS from the coding sequence ATGAACGCTGATCCGAAGGACGAGGCCGACGCGAAGAACGAGGCCGACGCGACGGACGAGGCCGACGCGAAGAACGACCCGATCGACGACTTCGGCCGCCGTCGCGTCGACGTCGACGGGGTGGTGAAGACGGTGTACGTGGCCGGGGCCGGGCCGGGCGTCGTGGTGATGCCGGAGATGCCCGGCATCAGCCCGGACGTGCTGCGGCTCGCGCGGTGGGTGCGGGACGCGGGCTTCACCGTGTACGTGCCCTCCCTCTTCGGGACGGACGGCGCGTGGCCCACCGTCGAGGGCGGCCGGAAGGTCATGCGCCGGGCCTGCGTCAGCGCCGAGTTCCGCGCCTTCGGGGGCGGCGGGACCAGCCCCGTCGCGTCCTGGCTGCGCGGGCTGGCCCGGCGGGCGCACGCCGAGTGCGGCGGGCCGGGGGTCGGCGCGATCGGGCTGTGCTTCACCGGCAACTTCGCGCTCACCATGGCCGTCGACCCGGCGGTCGTCGCACCCGTCGTCAACCATCCGTCGCTGCCGCTCGACGACCCCGGCGGCCTGGAACTCGGCGAGGACGACGCGCGGGCGCTGCGCGAGCGGGCCGAGCGGAGCGGGCTCACGGTCCTCGCGTACCGCTTCGAGGGCGACCGCTGGTGCACGGGGCAGCGGTTCGCGGCCTACCGGGCGCTGCTCGGCGACGCGTTCGACGGGCGGGTGCTGCCGGACGGCGCGGCGAACCCGGCCCCGCCGCCGTTCTTCGCCGAGCTGGTCGGCACCCCGCACAGCGTCGTCACCGCGCACCTCGTCGACGAGGCGGGGCATCCGACGGTGCGGGCGCGGGACGAGATCCTGGCCCATCTGATCGCGCGGCTGCGCCCGGATTCCTGA
- a CDS encoding ornithine-oxo-acid transaminase (Acetyl ornithine aminotransferase family. This family belongs to pyridoxal phosphate (PLP)-dependent aspartateaminotransferase superfamily (fold I). The major groups in this CD correspond to ornithine aminotransferase, acetylornithine aminotransferase; cd00610;~catalytic residue [active];~identified by MetaGeneAnnotator; putative;~inhibitor-cofactor binding pocket;~ornithine--oxo-acid transaminase; Provisional; PRK04073;~ornithine-oxo-acid transaminase [Streptomyces sp. C];~pyridoxal 5'-phosphate binding site [chemical binding]), with product MSRTQDELAAADAHSAHNYHPLPVVVASAEGAWMTDVEGRRYLDMLAGYSALNFGHGNRRLLDAAKAQLERVTLTSRAFQHDRFAEFCGQLAELCGKDMVLPMNTGAEAVETAVKTARKWGYEVKGVPDGHAKIVVAANNFHGRTTTIVSFSTDHEARDHYGPYTPGFEIVPYGDLTAMEAAVTENTVAVLIEPIQGEAGVLVPPDGYLRGVRELTARRNVLFMADEIQSGLGRTGRTFACEHEGVVPDVYILGKALGGGVVPVSAVVADRDVLGVFRPGEHGSTFGGNPLACAVALEVIAMLRTGEYQQRATELGEHLHAELGMLVGGGAVETVRGRGLWAGVDIVPSHGTGREISERLMARRVLVKDTHGSTIRIAPPLVITKEDLDWGLEQLRAVLSEG from the coding sequence GTGTCGAGGACGCAAGACGAGCTCGCTGCCGCGGACGCGCACAGCGCGCACAACTACCACCCCCTGCCCGTGGTCGTCGCCTCCGCCGAGGGGGCCTGGATGACCGATGTCGAGGGACGCCGGTACCTGGACATGCTCGCCGGGTATTCGGCGCTCAACTTCGGGCACGGCAACCGCCGGCTGCTGGACGCGGCGAAGGCGCAGCTGGAGCGGGTGACGCTGACGTCGCGCGCGTTCCAGCACGACCGGTTCGCGGAGTTCTGCGGGCAGCTCGCGGAGCTGTGCGGCAAGGACATGGTGCTGCCGATGAACACGGGCGCGGAGGCGGTGGAGACCGCCGTGAAGACCGCCCGCAAGTGGGGGTACGAGGTGAAGGGCGTGCCGGACGGGCACGCGAAGATCGTGGTGGCGGCGAACAACTTCCACGGCCGGACGACGACGATCGTCAGCTTCTCCACGGACCACGAGGCGCGCGACCACTACGGTCCGTACACGCCGGGCTTCGAGATCGTGCCGTACGGGGACCTGACCGCCATGGAGGCGGCGGTCACCGAGAACACGGTGGCGGTGCTGATCGAGCCGATCCAGGGCGAGGCCGGGGTGCTCGTGCCGCCGGACGGGTATCTGCGCGGGGTGCGGGAGCTGACGGCCCGGCGGAACGTGCTGTTCATGGCCGACGAGATCCAGTCGGGTCTGGGCCGTACGGGGCGGACGTTCGCGTGCGAGCACGAGGGCGTGGTGCCGGACGTGTACATCCTGGGCAAGGCGCTGGGCGGCGGCGTGGTGCCGGTGTCGGCGGTGGTCGCGGACCGGGACGTGCTCGGGGTGTTCCGGCCGGGTGAGCACGGGTCGACGTTCGGCGGCAATCCGCTGGCGTGCGCGGTGGCCCTGGAGGTGATCGCGATGCTGCGGACGGGCGAGTACCAGCAGCGGGCGACGGAGCTGGGCGAGCATCTGCACGCGGAGCTGGGGATGCTCGTGGGCGGCGGGGCCGTGGAGACGGTACGCGGGCGCGGGCTGTGGGCCGGCGTGGACATCGTGCCGTCGCACGGCACGGGCCGGGAGATCTCGGAGCGGCTGATGGCGCGGCGCGTCCTGGTGAAGGACACGCACGGGTCGACGATCCGGATCGCGCCGCCGCTGGTGATCACCAAGGAGGACCTGGACTGGGGGCTGGAGCAGCTGCGGGCGGTGCTGTCGGAAGGCTGA
- a CDS encoding serine hydroxymethyltransferase (Serine-glycine hydroxymethyltransferase (SHMT). This family belongs to pyridoxal phosphate (PLP)-dependent aspartateaminotransferase superfamily (fold I). SHMT carries out interconversion of serine and glycine; it catalyzes the transfer of hydroxymethyl...; cd00378;~dimer interface [polypeptide binding];~folate binding site [chemical binding];~glycine-pyridoxal phosphate binding site [chemical binding];~identified by MetaGeneAnnotator; putative;~serine hydroxymethyltransferase [Streptomyces cattleya NRRL 8057 = DSM46488];~serine hydroxymethyltransferase; Reviewed; PRK00011): MSNAATHHPALAAADPEIAALVGAEERLQAETLRLIPSENYVSAAVLEASGTVLQNKYSEGYPGRRYYEGQQNIDQVETLAVERAKTLFGADHANVQPYSGSPANLAVYLAFAKPGDTVMGMALPMGGHLTHGWGVSATGTWFRGVQYGVRQDTGLVDFDEVRDLALAERPKLIFCGGTALPRTIDFAAYAEIAREAGAVLVADIAHIAGLIAGGAHPSPVPHADVISTTTHKTLRGPRGAMLMSRAEHAKAIDKAVFPGLQGGPHNQTTAAIAVALHEASGPAFRDYAHAVVANARALADALLARGFDLVSGGTDNHLILMDLTAKEVPGKIAAKALDRAGIVVNYNTVPYDPRRPFDPSGIRIGTPSLTSRGLDDTHMPLVADWITRGVAAAGRGDEDALKVIRSEVAELMAAFPAPGLPL; this comes from the coding sequence ATGAGCAACGCCGCCACCCACCATCCCGCACTCGCCGCCGCGGACCCGGAGATCGCCGCCCTCGTCGGCGCCGAGGAACGCCTCCAGGCCGAGACCCTGCGTCTCATCCCCAGCGAGAACTACGTCTCCGCCGCCGTCCTCGAAGCCTCCGGCACGGTCCTGCAGAACAAGTACAGCGAGGGCTACCCCGGCCGCCGCTACTACGAGGGCCAGCAGAACATCGACCAGGTCGAGACCCTCGCCGTCGAACGCGCCAAGACCCTCTTCGGCGCCGACCACGCCAACGTCCAGCCCTACTCCGGCTCCCCGGCCAACCTCGCCGTCTACCTCGCCTTCGCGAAGCCCGGCGACACCGTCATGGGCATGGCGCTGCCCATGGGCGGCCACCTCACCCACGGCTGGGGCGTGTCCGCGACCGGTACGTGGTTCCGGGGCGTCCAGTACGGCGTACGGCAGGACACCGGGCTCGTCGACTTCGACGAGGTCCGCGACCTCGCCCTCGCCGAACGCCCCAAGCTCATCTTCTGCGGCGGCACCGCGCTGCCCCGCACCATCGACTTCGCCGCGTACGCCGAGATCGCCCGCGAGGCCGGCGCCGTCCTCGTCGCCGACATCGCCCACATCGCGGGCCTCATCGCGGGCGGCGCGCACCCGTCGCCGGTGCCGCACGCCGACGTCATCTCCACCACCACCCACAAGACCCTGCGCGGCCCGCGCGGCGCGATGCTCATGAGCCGGGCCGAGCACGCCAAGGCCATCGACAAGGCGGTCTTCCCCGGCCTCCAGGGCGGCCCCCACAACCAGACCACCGCCGCCATCGCCGTCGCCCTCCACGAGGCCTCCGGCCCGGCCTTCCGCGACTACGCCCACGCCGTCGTCGCCAACGCCCGCGCCCTCGCCGACGCGCTCCTCGCGCGCGGCTTCGACCTGGTCTCCGGCGGCACCGACAACCACCTGATCCTCATGGACCTCACGGCCAAGGAGGTCCCCGGGAAGATCGCGGCCAAGGCCCTGGACCGGGCGGGCATCGTCGTCAACTACAACACCGTCCCGTACGACCCCCGCAGGCCCTTCGACCCCTCCGGCATCCGTATCGGCACCCCCTCCCTCACCTCCCGCGGCCTCGACGACACGCACATGCCGCTCGTCGCCGACTGGATCACCCGGGGTGTCGCGGCGGCGGGCCGGGGCGACGAGGACGCGCTGAAGGTCATCCGGTCGGAGGTCGCCGAACTGATGGCGGCCTTCCCGGCCCCGGGCCTGCCGCTGTAA
- a CDS encoding gntR family transcriptional regulator (Aspartate aminotransferase family. This family belongs to pyridoxal phosphate (PLP)-dependent aspartate aminotransferase superfamily (fold I). Pyridoxal phosphate combines with an alpha-amino acid to form a compound called a Schiff base or aldimine...; cd00609;~DNA-binding site [nucleotide binding];~GntR family transcriptional regulator [Mycobacterium smegmatis str. MC2155];~Transcriptional regulators containing a DNA-binding HTH domain and an aminotransferase domain (MocR family) and their eukaryotic orthologs [Transcription / Amino acid transport andmetabolism]; COG1167;~Winged helix-turn-helix (WHTH) DNA-binding domain of the GntR family of transcriptional regulators; cd07377;~catalytic residue [active];~homodimer interface [polypeptide binding];~identified by MetaGeneAnnotator; putative;~pyridoxal 5'-phosphate binding site [chemical binding]), which produces MANEWATFGSDLHLDLAGRGRRKALMDALREAVRSGRLTAGTRLPSSRSLAADLGMARNTVADAYAELTAEGWLTARQGSGTRVAPRSDPRAEPRRRAAVPPRPLPPAGATPGVHAYDLPPGLRMAGVPAYDLLAGRPDVASFPRGDWLKAARKALTAAPNDAFGYGDPRGRIELRTALAEYLARARGVHARPDRIVVCSGFVHGLQLMGRVLHERGVRAVGVDSFGLRVHRDLLVRQGLRVPAVGLDEQGTRTEELRGMGGIGAVLMTPAHQFPLGGALTPARRAAAVDWARSAGGLILEDDYDGEFRYDRQPVGALQGLDPERVVYFGTASKSLAPGLRLAWMVLPEHLADEVAAAKGDIDWVSGSTEQLTFAEFLASGAYDRHVRAMRLRYRRRRDQLVAAVAAHAPGIRVRGIAAGLHAVLELPPGTEQSTLRTAAAHGVALLGVARFRHPDAPPVADGVVVGYGTPPDSAWSGALEALMRVLP; this is translated from the coding sequence ATGGCAAACGAGTGGGCCACTTTCGGCTCCGATCTTCATCTGGACCTCGCCGGCCGCGGCCGCCGCAAGGCCCTCATGGACGCCCTGCGGGAGGCCGTGCGCAGCGGACGTCTGACGGCCGGGACCCGGCTGCCGTCCTCCCGCTCCCTCGCCGCCGACCTCGGCATGGCCCGCAACACCGTCGCCGACGCGTACGCCGAACTGACCGCCGAGGGCTGGCTCACCGCCCGGCAGGGCTCCGGCACCCGGGTGGCCCCGCGGTCCGACCCGCGCGCGGAGCCGCGCCGCCGGGCCGCCGTCCCGCCCCGCCCGCTGCCGCCCGCCGGGGCGACGCCCGGTGTGCACGCCTACGATCTGCCGCCCGGCCTCCGGATGGCCGGCGTGCCCGCCTACGACCTGCTGGCCGGCCGCCCGGACGTCGCGTCCTTCCCGCGCGGCGACTGGCTCAAGGCCGCCCGCAAGGCGCTGACGGCGGCGCCCAACGACGCCTTCGGGTACGGCGATCCGCGCGGCCGGATCGAACTGCGCACCGCGCTCGCCGAGTACCTGGCCCGCGCCCGGGGCGTGCACGCGCGCCCGGACCGGATCGTCGTCTGCTCGGGCTTCGTGCACGGACTCCAGCTGATGGGCCGGGTGTTGCACGAGCGCGGGGTACGGGCGGTGGGCGTCGACTCCTTCGGCCTCCGCGTCCACCGGGACCTGCTCGTCCGGCAGGGGCTGCGCGTCCCGGCCGTCGGCCTCGACGAACAGGGCACCCGGACCGAGGAGTTGAGGGGCATGGGCGGGATCGGCGCGGTCCTGATGACCCCGGCGCACCAGTTCCCGCTCGGCGGCGCGCTCACCCCGGCCCGGCGGGCGGCGGCCGTCGACTGGGCGCGGTCGGCGGGCGGGCTGATCCTGGAGGACGACTACGACGGGGAGTTCCGGTACGACCGCCAACCCGTGGGCGCCCTGCAGGGACTCGACCCCGAGCGGGTCGTCTACTTCGGCACCGCCAGCAAGTCCCTCGCGCCGGGCCTGCGGCTCGCCTGGATGGTGCTGCCGGAGCACCTCGCCGACGAAGTGGCGGCGGCCAAAGGGGACATCGACTGGGTGTCCGGCTCCACCGAGCAGCTCACCTTCGCGGAGTTCCTCGCCTCGGGCGCGTACGACCGCCATGTCCGGGCCATGCGGCTGCGCTACCGCCGCCGCCGCGACCAGCTGGTGGCCGCGGTCGCCGCGCACGCGCCCGGCATCCGGGTGCGCGGCATCGCGGCCGGACTGCACGCCGTCCTCGAACTCCCGCCGGGCACCGAGCAGTCCACGCTCCGCACCGCCGCCGCCCACGGCGTCGCCCTGCTCGGCGTCGCCCGCTTCCGGCACCCGGACGCGCCGCCGGTGGCCGACGGCGTGGTCGTCGGCTACGGCACCCCGCCGGACAGCGCCTGGTCGGGGGCGCTGGAGGCGCTCATGCGGGTGCTGCCCTGA